CGCGCGGACGCGCAAAGTGCGGCCGCGCGCTACCACACCTGGCACAGGATCTCGCCGCCCACGCCTTCTTTGCGCGCCTGGCGTCCGGTCATGACGCCGCGCGGCGTGGTCAGGATGTTGATGCCCAGTCCACCCAGCACGCGGGGAATCTCGTTGCGGCCGACGTACACGCGGCAACCGGGGCGCGACACGCGCTCCAGCTTGCTGATGGGCGAGTCGTTGTTCGCGCCGTACTTGAGATACACGCGAAGCACGCGCCTGCCCTCTTCGTCGGTGACCTTGAAGTTGGCGATGTAGCCCTCTTCTTTGAGAATGCGGGCAATCTCCAGCTTCAGCTTGCTGGCCGGGACATCGACCTTGGGCTGCCGGCTGCGCAACGCGTTGCGCAGGCGGGCCAGAAAATCTGCGACCGGATCGGTCAAATTCATCAGCTTGCTTCTCCTCACGCCGCCCGTTCGTCCACGGTCAAGACCGGGAAACCTGCGACGGCGATAAAACCAAGTTTCAAAGTTTCAAGTTTCGAAGGTTCGAGTTCAAAACCGCGACGTTGCGCGAAACTTGAAACTCGAAACCTGAAACCGCTTCTTGCTACCAGCTCGACTTGGAAACCCCGGGT
This genomic interval from Terriglobales bacterium contains the following:
- the rpsH gene encoding 30S ribosomal protein S8 is translated as MNLTDPVADFLARLRNALRSRQPKVDVPASKLKLEIARILKEEGYIANFKVTDEEGRRVLRVYLKYGANNDSPISKLERVSRPGCRVYVGRNEIPRVLGGLGINILTTPRGVMTGRQARKEGVGGEILCQVW